Proteins from a genomic interval of Sphingobacterium sp. SYP-B4668:
- a CDS encoding SusC/RagA family TonB-linked outer membrane protein, with protein MNFLKRSMLIGGGLLLAYSAYPQPMLSVQVHNGTLKQVFQEIEKQSPYVFFYPTGTELEQKRVNIAAKNKRLPEVLGELSDEANFSYSIEGSQVLIAQQASRRAATPGARLQQRKVTGVVRDEQGGAVAGATVTASKSNTVTQTDDDGRYEIMLGQADDQLVFSKVGYVAREEKFTSGSNILDVVLTPIVNELDELVIVGFGQQRRISNIGAQSNLKMTDIKTPSSSLSTVLAGRLAGVVAVQRTGEPGRDAADIWIRGIATPNASRPLVLVDGVERSFNDIDPEDVESLTVLKDASATAVYGVRGANGVIIVKTKPGRIGKPVVSVDYYETITQFTQRAELIDGLDYMATANEALANGNQQPKYSEQYIERTRANFDPYLYPNVDWLSSIFNDFGQNRRANVNVRGGSESANYYASVSYFNEKGLMRTESLESYNSKMSFNRYNFTTNLNLKVTPTTTVEIGAQGYLGEGNYPAISSSSIYSASMEITPVDYPRMFFVDGKAYVPGINPNGGFRNPYADATRRGYSNQTRNQVYSNLRVNQDLGMLTEGLKLSGMFAYDVYNSVNIMQSKRESTYYFANRDVPYDMDGRPILVQTYAGSDVLGFEQRSDGNEKKTYLEASLNYDRAFGKHRVGGLFLYNQQSRLLYPVGSLEDAIPYRTLGVAGRAIYSYDDRYFAEFNVGYNGSENFTPERRFGVFPAFGIGWVPSNERFWQPLASTINFLKLRYTNGIIGNSNVSGRRFMYLEQMQFDNGFGYNWGSAGGRRPGVKVNNNAVNIGWEESHKQDLGIEFKVLNSSLSVIVDLFKERRSGILLQRNESIPSFLGYMSDPYGNVGVIENKGIDGTLEYNKRINEDWQIYLRGNLTFNKDKWVDSDQPDQRYAWMNKRGTNVNARRGYEAAGLYTQDEILDIQRYESLSAVDKEGVNRPFPTQFGEVKAGDIKYKDQNGDGVIDAYDQVYIGRGDVPRMVYGFGINTTYKRLSLGVLFQGIEGADRMLQGTSIHPFVGDGGGGNLFSNITDRWTADNPRQDAFYPRLAYGSDQTSNINNFQSSTWWQKDVSFLRLKTLQVNYNLPKEWFARVGIDKVDLYLMGTNLLTWSKFKLWDPELNTNNGTSYPNMKSYSFGINFSF; from the coding sequence ATGAATTTCTTAAAAAGATCAATGCTTATTGGGGGAGGATTATTGCTGGCCTATTCCGCATATCCACAGCCCATGCTTTCTGTACAGGTTCATAATGGGACATTGAAACAGGTTTTTCAAGAGATTGAAAAACAAAGTCCATATGTCTTTTTTTATCCTACGGGAACTGAACTGGAGCAAAAACGCGTGAACATTGCCGCAAAAAATAAGCGCCTTCCGGAGGTGCTCGGCGAATTGTCAGATGAGGCCAATTTTTCGTATTCCATTGAGGGGAGTCAGGTGCTGATCGCACAGCAGGCATCCCGGAGGGCGGCTACACCGGGTGCGCGCCTGCAGCAACGTAAAGTGACGGGCGTGGTGCGGGACGAACAGGGGGGAGCCGTAGCTGGGGCTACGGTCACGGCAAGCAAATCCAATACCGTCACCCAGACGGATGATGACGGGCGCTACGAAATCATGCTCGGTCAGGCAGATGACCAACTGGTCTTTAGCAAGGTGGGCTATGTGGCGCGTGAAGAAAAGTTCACATCGGGGAGCAACATCTTGGATGTGGTGCTGACACCGATCGTGAACGAGCTGGATGAGCTCGTCATTGTGGGATTTGGACAGCAGCGGCGTATCAGCAATATCGGTGCGCAATCCAATCTGAAGATGACCGATATCAAGACGCCTTCGTCCAGTCTGTCTACAGTGCTGGCCGGTCGACTGGCGGGGGTAGTGGCTGTGCAACGCACCGGTGAGCCGGGGCGTGATGCCGCGGATATCTGGATACGGGGTATTGCGACGCCCAATGCATCGCGCCCGCTGGTGCTGGTCGATGGGGTCGAACGGTCTTTTAACGATATCGATCCGGAAGATGTAGAGTCTCTGACCGTCCTGAAAGATGCTTCGGCTACAGCGGTATACGGGGTGCGTGGGGCCAATGGGGTCATTATCGTGAAGACCAAGCCCGGGAGGATCGGAAAGCCCGTGGTAAGTGTGGATTATTATGAGACCATTACCCAATTTACGCAACGGGCCGAATTGATCGACGGGTTGGATTATATGGCCACGGCCAACGAAGCGCTAGCAAATGGAAATCAACAGCCGAAGTACTCCGAACAATATATCGAACGTACACGTGCCAACTTCGACCCTTATCTGTACCCGAATGTCGATTGGCTATCGAGTATTTTTAATGATTTCGGTCAGAATAGACGTGCGAATGTCAATGTACGTGGTGGGAGTGAATCAGCCAATTACTACGCTTCGGTGAGTTATTTCAACGAAAAGGGATTGATGCGGACGGAGTCTCTTGAATCGTACAATTCGAAGATGAGTTTCAATCGATACAATTTTACAACGAATCTAAACTTGAAGGTGACACCAACCACCACCGTTGAAATCGGAGCGCAGGGCTATCTGGGCGAGGGGAATTATCCAGCGATCAGCTCTTCGTCGATTTATTCGGCTTCGATGGAAATAACGCCTGTAGACTATCCGCGCATGTTTTTTGTGGATGGCAAAGCCTATGTCCCCGGGATCAATCCCAATGGCGGATTTCGCAATCCGTATGCTGACGCTACCCGTAGGGGCTACAGTAACCAGACGCGCAACCAGGTCTATTCCAATCTACGGGTGAATCAGGATCTGGGCATGCTGACCGAAGGGTTGAAGCTCTCGGGTATGTTTGCCTATGATGTGTACAACAGTGTGAACATCATGCAGAGCAAGCGCGAATCGACCTATTACTTTGCCAATAGGGATGTGCCCTATGATATGGATGGTCGCCCTATTCTGGTGCAGACCTACGCCGGATCGGATGTGCTCGGATTTGAGCAGCGCTCGGATGGTAACGAGAAGAAGACCTACTTGGAGGCTTCCTTGAACTATGACCGGGCTTTTGGCAAACATCGTGTAGGGGGATTATTCCTGTATAATCAACAGAGTCGCTTGTTGTATCCGGTAGGGAGCTTGGAAGATGCTATCCCTTATCGCACGCTAGGTGTAGCGGGACGGGCGATTTATTCATATGACGACCGGTATTTTGCCGAATTCAATGTTGGATACAATGGTTCGGAAAACTTTACCCCGGAGCGCAGATTTGGGGTATTCCCGGCATTTGGGATAGGATGGGTACCGTCCAATGAGCGCTTCTGGCAGCCATTGGCGTCGACAATCAATTTCCTCAAATTGCGCTACACCAATGGTATCATCGGCAACTCGAATGTGTCGGGTAGAAGATTTATGTACCTCGAACAGATGCAATTTGACAATGGATTTGGATACAATTGGGGGAGTGCAGGCGGACGTAGACCTGGCGTGAAAGTGAACAACAATGCCGTGAATATCGGTTGGGAGGAATCGCATAAGCAAGATTTGGGAATCGAGTTTAAAGTACTGAACAGCAGCCTTTCGGTCATCGTAGACTTGTTTAAAGAGCGCCGCTCGGGTATCTTGTTGCAGCGCAACGAGTCCATCCCCTCCTTCTTGGGCTACATGTCCGATCCGTATGGCAATGTGGGGGTGATCGAAAACAAGGGTATCGATGGGACATTGGAATACAACAAGCGTATCAATGAGGATTGGCAAATCTACCTTCGGGGTAATCTGACCTTTAATAAGGATAAGTGGGTGGATAGCGACCAGCCCGATCAGCGCTATGCCTGGATGAACAAGAGAGGTACGAATGTCAACGCCAGAAGGGGCTATGAGGCCGCAGGGCTGTATACCCAGGACGAAATCCTAGATATACAACGTTATGAATCCCTTTCGGCTGTTGATAAAGAAGGGGTAAATCGCCCTTTTCCGACCCAATTTGGCGAGGTAAAGGCTGGAGATATTAAGTATAAAGACCAAAATGGTGACGGTGTCATCGATGCCTACGATCAAGTCTATATTGGTCGTGGAGATGTGCCTCGGATGGTTTATGGATTTGGGATTAATACCACCTACAAAAGACTCTCATTGGGGGTGCTCTTTCAAGGGATAGAGGGGGCCGATCGTATGCTCCAAGGGACCAGTATCCATCCGTTTGTGGGTGATGGCGGTGGTGGCAACCTTTTTTCCAATATTACGGATAGATGGACTGCCGACAACCCTCGGCAAGATGCATTTTACCCACGCTTGGCCTATGGATCGGACCAAACGAGTAATATCAACAATTTTCAAAGCAGTACGTGGTGGCAAAAAGATGTGAGCTTTCTACGCTTGAAGACCTTGCAGGTCAACTACAACCTGCCCAAAGAATGGTTTGCACGGGTGGGGATAGATAAGGTCGATCTCTATCTGATGGGGACCAATCTATTGACTTGGAGCAAATTCAAACTGTGGGACCCAGAGCTCAATACGAATAATGGAACAAGCTATCCGAATATGAAGTCTTATTCATTCGGTATTAATTTCTCTTTTTAA
- a CDS encoding SusC/RagA family TonB-linked outer membrane protein — MVINNYLHSLIDKILGKPAFILLLWTLVAPLLVLGQQKSITGTVTDATTNQPIQGVAVQLQNSSSGTSTKADGTFSLQVPANAVLQISSVGYTSQTITVGNKNEFRIQLTSTNESLEEVVVVGYGTMRKKDLTGSIIQIRPDRIANENPRTVQDILRGTPGLNVGFSSSAKGGGSLQIRGQRSVYTDGNHNSPLIVMDGMFFYGELSEINPDDIEQIDVLKDASAAAVYGSKAANGVIIISTKKGKVGKPVINVTANFGATGPSDFRKRWDKDAYMQHRQDWFTKSTYGVNQETGAYEAYQTGLHSQQPGFFMRPDQLPANISLDSWRAYSANSANESDLSIWARRLGFTGNALQNFVNGKTVDWTDKTFRTGFDQDYNASISGASDRTNYYLSMGYLKNQGAVVSDNYRAVRANMKVNSKVTDWFEIGANVNFQDRSDGNVDIDMDQMMRNSPYADYADEMGNPLQFPLNDEFSQRGYNYDFQRKYLELDKGFTVFNTILQAKLKLPFNITYSFNASPRYQFFYDRYFMSANLPGSDPKVRGANRESAKRFDWSLNNTITWEHTFAEKHRLNVTLVQEAEQLRSWQERIEARNILPSDVLGYHNVGMGNKEESNYSSSDTHETADALMARLFYNYDDRYMVTGTIRRDGYSAFGSTDPYGIFPSLGGAWTFTNEKFFKWKDIMSSGKLRVSYGKNGNRSLGSPYLALANLSRGGGKMQGYLNATGQLQLYRYLMMDRLASPNLEWEKTAAWNVGLDFGFLNDRISGTIEYYNMQTHDMIMDQRIAGFSGFKSITTNLGLVENKGIEVALNTQNFDRENFRWSTTFGFSYNKNRIKHLYYDYENVLDAAGNITGQKEKDDTTNKWFIGQSINTIWDYQVTGIWQTHEIDEADQYGQEPGDPKVTNHYTGDDVVNADGSVTHVYNNQDKVFLGESVAPYHWSLRNEFVLWKDLSVSFQIYSYMGHKSLSGNYLNNDDDGGRVQYALANLPQKEYWTPDNPTNKFGRIEAKGPQGANGAQKLYNRSFIRLDNISAGYTLPQRWTSMYNINRVKVFGAVRNTATWAQEWIYGDPETGSWASRTFTLGLNLTF, encoded by the coding sequence ATGGTAATCAATAACTATCTCCATTCACTTATTGATAAAATACTGGGCAAACCAGCATTTATCTTATTGTTGTGGACCCTAGTAGCACCATTGCTGGTATTAGGACAACAGAAATCCATCACGGGTACCGTGACGGATGCCACGACCAACCAACCTATCCAAGGTGTAGCGGTACAGCTGCAAAATAGCTCCTCAGGTACAAGTACAAAGGCCGATGGAACCTTCTCGCTCCAAGTGCCCGCGAACGCTGTATTGCAAATTTCGTCTGTGGGGTATACATCACAGACCATTACAGTTGGAAACAAAAACGAATTTCGAATTCAACTGACGTCAACCAACGAGTCTTTAGAAGAGGTTGTCGTGGTGGGATACGGTACTATGCGGAAAAAGGACCTTACCGGCTCCATCATTCAAATCCGCCCAGACCGAATCGCAAATGAAAACCCGCGTACCGTACAGGATATCTTGCGGGGTACACCAGGCTTGAACGTAGGCTTCAGCTCGTCGGCAAAGGGAGGCGGCTCGCTGCAAATCCGCGGACAGCGCTCAGTATATACTGATGGAAATCACAATAGCCCACTGATCGTGATGGATGGCATGTTTTTCTATGGCGAGCTATCCGAGATCAATCCTGACGATATCGAACAGATAGATGTACTAAAAGATGCATCGGCAGCTGCTGTCTATGGCTCGAAAGCGGCCAATGGCGTCATCATTATCTCAACCAAGAAGGGTAAAGTGGGCAAACCGGTCATCAACGTGACGGCAAATTTTGGAGCTACTGGCCCCAGTGATTTTCGCAAAAGATGGGACAAGGATGCCTATATGCAACATCGCCAGGATTGGTTTACCAAGAGTACCTATGGCGTGAATCAAGAGACGGGTGCATATGAAGCGTATCAAACGGGTCTGCATAGTCAGCAACCTGGATTTTTTATGCGACCAGATCAATTGCCCGCTAACATTTCTCTCGACAGCTGGCGCGCGTACAGCGCCAATAGTGCCAACGAATCAGATCTGAGCATCTGGGCACGACGACTGGGATTCACCGGGAATGCTCTACAAAATTTTGTCAATGGAAAAACTGTTGATTGGACAGACAAAACCTTTAGAACAGGCTTTGACCAAGACTATAATGCCAGTATAAGTGGTGCGAGCGATCGGACGAATTACTACCTCTCGATGGGCTATCTGAAGAACCAAGGCGCGGTGGTGAGCGACAATTACCGGGCAGTGCGTGCCAACATGAAAGTGAATTCGAAGGTAACTGACTGGTTTGAAATCGGTGCCAACGTCAACTTCCAGGATCGCTCCGATGGCAATGTAGACATCGATATGGATCAAATGATGCGCAACAGCCCCTACGCCGACTATGCGGACGAAATGGGCAACCCGCTGCAATTCCCATTGAATGATGAATTCAGCCAACGCGGATACAACTACGATTTCCAACGGAAGTATTTGGAACTGGACAAGGGATTCACGGTGTTCAACACGATATTGCAGGCTAAGCTTAAACTGCCTTTCAATATCACGTACTCCTTCAATGCATCACCGCGCTATCAGTTCTTCTACGACCGCTATTTTATGTCTGCAAATCTACCCGGATCTGACCCGAAAGTACGTGGTGCTAACCGGGAGTCGGCCAAACGCTTTGATTGGTCTTTGAACAATACCATCACTTGGGAACACACCTTTGCCGAGAAGCACCGCCTGAATGTGACCCTTGTCCAAGAAGCGGAACAGCTGCGATCCTGGCAAGAACGGATCGAGGCACGCAATATTTTGCCCTCCGATGTACTGGGATACCACAACGTAGGAATGGGAAATAAAGAAGAAAGTAATTATTCCAGTAGCGATACACATGAAACAGCGGATGCGCTAATGGCCCGCTTGTTTTACAATTACGATGATCGCTATATGGTGACGGGGACCATCCGACGGGATGGATACTCGGCCTTCGGCTCGACTGATCCGTACGGCATATTTCCGTCCCTGGGCGGCGCGTGGACATTTACCAACGAAAAATTCTTCAAATGGAAAGACATCATGAGCTCCGGTAAACTGCGGGTCTCTTATGGTAAAAATGGTAATCGATCACTGGGTTCGCCCTATTTGGCATTAGCCAACCTTTCTAGGGGTGGTGGAAAGATGCAAGGCTATCTTAACGCCACAGGCCAGCTGCAACTGTACCGTTACCTGATGATGGACCGATTGGCAAGTCCTAATCTGGAGTGGGAAAAGACAGCTGCATGGAACGTGGGATTGGATTTTGGATTTCTGAACGACCGCATATCAGGTACCATTGAATATTACAATATGCAGACCCACGACATGATCATGGATCAACGTATAGCCGGCTTCTCAGGTTTTAAAAGTATTACAACCAATCTCGGTCTGGTAGAAAATAAGGGTATCGAAGTTGCATTGAATACCCAAAATTTTGACCGTGAAAATTTCCGCTGGTCCACGACATTTGGATTTTCCTACAATAAGAATCGGATTAAACACCTGTACTATGATTATGAAAACGTGCTCGATGCAGCGGGTAACATAACGGGACAAAAAGAGAAAGACGACACTACAAACAAATGGTTTATTGGGCAATCCATCAATACTATCTGGGATTACCAGGTGACGGGCATATGGCAAACACATGAAATTGACGAAGCGGACCAATACGGCCAAGAACCGGGCGACCCTAAGGTAACCAATCATTATACAGGTGATGATGTCGTGAATGCGGACGGCTCGGTCACACATGTCTATAATAATCAGGATAAAGTATTTCTCGGAGAGAGCGTCGCGCCTTACCATTGGTCTTTGCGTAACGAATTTGTGCTTTGGAAAGACTTGAGCGTATCCTTCCAAATCTATTCGTACATGGGACACAAAAGCTTGTCGGGTAATTACCTCAACAACGACGATGATGGAGGACGTGTGCAATATGCACTGGCCAACTTGCCACAAAAAGAATACTGGACCCCGGATAACCCCACAAATAAATTTGGTCGGATAGAAGCTAAGGGACCACAAGGTGCAAATGGCGCCCAAAAATTGTATAACCGGTCCTTCATCCGATTGGATAATATCTCCGCCGGATATACACTACCGCAGCGATGGACATCCATGTACAATATAAACCGGGTCAAGGTATTTGGCGCCGTGCGGAATACCGCGACTTGGGCACAGGAATGGATCTACGGGGACCCAGAGACTGGATCGTGGGCTTCACGGACATTTACCCTAGGATTGAATTTAACTTTTTAG
- a CDS encoding FecR family protein, with product MSLGRTVEQYNAFTFEDFLQDDYFIAKWTSPTSEIRLFWDAYSQGAVSDDYKQACQYMDLLHDNQPHLSTVEEEDLWQAITAAQPVAPTQHIRRLRPQLWYAAAVAAIVLLFVGVRVAQRDALPDTENMSLAQFVQRSQVVSDEKPEQVSLVLSGTEKTYLEGKNPEIVYKDGHVLTSNDKEAQQVLTPFNQLITPHGKRSMLELEDGTKVWVNSGTTITYPVVFAKDKREIYVDGEVFLDVAHQPERPFIVTTRDLSVQVLGTRFSVSGYADVKVQQVILQSGKVQVNAGLKMAYLAPNQMFEQANGQARKTQVDATRLTSWIHGYYSFEATPFGEIAEQLSRYYGVKINCDPEVSTRTFSGKLHLEENLDKLLKGLSFSVAFRHQIQGNEIHISKKPI from the coding sequence ATGTCTTTAGGAAGGACTGTTGAACAGTACAATGCATTTACATTTGAAGATTTTCTTCAGGACGACTACTTCATCGCAAAGTGGACGAGTCCCACGTCGGAAATACGTCTATTTTGGGACGCATATAGCCAAGGCGCGGTATCGGACGACTATAAGCAGGCCTGTCAATATATGGATCTGCTACACGATAACCAGCCCCATTTGTCTACGGTGGAGGAAGAAGACCTTTGGCAGGCCATCACTGCTGCACAGCCTGTGGCGCCAACCCAACATATACGCCGCCTGCGGCCCCAGCTATGGTATGCTGCCGCCGTGGCCGCTATCGTCCTGTTATTTGTAGGGGTGCGAGTCGCACAGCGGGATGCCCTCCCGGATACCGAAAATATGTCCCTCGCTCAATTTGTGCAACGTAGCCAAGTGGTTAGCGATGAAAAGCCGGAGCAGGTCTCCTTGGTGCTTTCGGGTACGGAGAAGACGTATTTGGAAGGCAAGAATCCAGAGATTGTTTACAAGGATGGCCATGTACTGACCTCGAATGACAAAGAAGCACAGCAGGTGCTCACGCCTTTCAATCAGCTGATTACCCCGCACGGCAAACGCTCGATGCTGGAGTTGGAAGACGGGACCAAAGTGTGGGTCAACTCGGGGACAACCATTACCTATCCGGTGGTATTTGCGAAAGACAAAAGGGAGATATATGTCGATGGGGAGGTGTTCTTAGATGTTGCACATCAACCGGAACGCCCATTTATCGTGACCACTCGCGACCTCTCGGTACAGGTCTTAGGGACACGTTTTTCGGTGTCGGGCTACGCGGATGTAAAAGTGCAGCAAGTGATCCTGCAGTCGGGCAAGGTGCAGGTCAATGCGGGTCTAAAAATGGCTTATCTAGCGCCTAACCAAATGTTTGAACAGGCCAATGGCCAAGCCCGCAAGACCCAGGTAGATGCCACAAGGCTGACCAGCTGGATACATGGCTACTACTCATTCGAGGCTACCCCATTTGGGGAGATAGCGGAGCAGCTGTCCCGCTACTACGGGGTGAAAATCAACTGCGATCCGGAAGTGTCTACGCGGACATTCAGTGGTAAGCTCCATCTGGAAGAGAATTTGGATAAACTCCTGAAAGGTCTCTCGTTTTCGGTCGCATTCCGTCACCAGATCCAGGGAAATGAAATCCATATTTCTAAAAAACCGATTTAA
- a CDS encoding RNA polymerase sigma factor, whose translation MSAERSDKELWERLKMGDEMVFKYIYQSHLQSLFRYGRQFSTDEELIKDCIQDLFLRLHQHSHSLRQVDNIKIYLFISLKNALLNQEKRKINYARHVDNLYKASETSVEENTLERAEEALASSQRFDRLTALLTARQREIVHCRFVEGMSIPDIGILMDMNPQSVSNVLYRSLSRLKMELK comes from the coding sequence ATGTCTGCTGAAAGATCTGATAAGGAATTATGGGAGCGATTGAAGATGGGGGATGAGATGGTATTCAAATACATCTATCAAAGCCACTTACAGTCATTGTTCCGTTATGGCCGTCAGTTTTCGACGGACGAGGAGCTTATTAAGGACTGCATCCAGGATTTGTTTCTGCGATTACACCAGCATAGCCATTCCTTAAGACAGGTGGACAATATCAAGATCTATCTCTTCATATCCCTCAAAAATGCGCTCCTGAACCAGGAGAAGCGCAAGATAAACTATGCTCGGCATGTGGACAACTTGTACAAGGCATCGGAGACCTCTGTGGAAGAGAATACGCTGGAGCGAGCAGAGGAAGCATTGGCATCGTCCCAACGTTTTGATAGGCTAACGGCATTGCTCACCGCCCGGCAGCGCGAAATCGTGCATTGCCGTTTTGTAGAGGGGATGTCTATCCCCGATATTGGCATTTTGATGGACATGAATCCGCAATCGGTCTCGAATGTGCTGTATCGCTCGCTGTCACGGTTGAAAATGGAGCTTAAGTGA